In Candidatus Zixiibacteriota bacterium, the sequence ACTCCGACCGCTTTGCCCCGCCGCGATAGACATCCGCACCTGCAGTGGATCTCCAGCACGCAGCGTCGCCGCCGTCGCCCACCTTGACCCGCGCCTGCGAATTCTGTGGGTAAAAAAAAGCTCCCCGAAGCGGACGTTACAAGAACCTTCCACAGTCTGATCAAGTACTTTGAAACAGCCGCATGAGGCTATGGTTCGCCTTGCACCGGCTCTAGAGAGTCATTGTAGAACTGCCTGGTCGCCTTGCACTGGTTCCTCTCGCGACCGAGCCTCGAGCACCAAACGAATGTAATCGCCGGAGCAGATCGTGGCGATTTCGCGAGAGGTGGAGCGCACGGCAAGCCGAGCGGATCAAATCACAGGGGTAAGGTCACGCGAACCTTGGAAGTCAATTTCCAGCCAATCTAACATGGCAGAGATACTTCCTGTGGCCAGAGCTATGCTCGTGTCGGCTGCTCCATAATAGAAATGGATGGTATCGCCATCCGCCAGAACCGTGTAGCCGCAAGGGAAGACAACATTTCCAACGTCACCATGCAGTTCGTAAGCTTCCTCGGGACCGAAGATCCATTGATTGCAGCGGCGGAGACACACCTCCGGGGATCTCAGATCGAATAGCGCCAGCCCGAGTCGATAGATCGCCCCTGCGGCCGTCTGCCGCACACCGTGGTAAATCACCAACCAACCCTTAGGGGTTTCTATCGGCGGGGGTGAGAGACCGATCTTGTTTGCGTCCCACCAGCCTCCTCGCCGCGCCTCAAGCATCAGCCTGTGACCGCCCCAATGCGTCAGATCGGGCGAATAAGAGATCCACATATGCGCCCGAGGGGAGCTGACTGGTCGGTGAATCAGCGCCCACCGACCGTCGATGCGGCGTGGCAGCAAGGCAGCATCCT encodes:
- a CDS encoding glycosidase is translated as MSNTHPELLRRCKLNPILTADNWPYPVNSVFNPGATLLADGTTLLLCRVEDRRGKSHLCAARSTNGVDGWLVDQHPTLIPDPEHFPEEIWGIEDPRITYIPELSQYLVVYTAFTRDGPGVALAATEDFRTFKRYGVIMPPEDKDAALLPRRIDGRWALIHRPVSSPRAHMWISYSPDLTHWGGHRLMLEARRGGWWDANKIGLSPPPIETPKGWLVIYHGVRQTAAGAIYRLGLALFDLRSPEVCLRRCNQWIFGPEEAYELHGDVGNVVFPCGYTVLADGDTIHFYYGAADTSIALATGSISAMLDWLEIDFQGSRDLTPVI